In Chaetodon trifascialis isolate fChaTrf1 chromosome 4, fChaTrf1.hap1, whole genome shotgun sequence, one DNA window encodes the following:
- the lpxn gene encoding leupaxin, with product MDELDLLLEELALSSASSQSVDESRSSDPADGQVPGADFAGLAKKGKGSVCSNVYSDLPAPVAASPDSPTEELNSILQDLMSLGQGDPVPSTPPPLTQKQSVKRKTEGEQQNKESSSGAALDAEASTTNKKTDAIDDLLGGLSSDLEKIGVRTTAKGHCAACNKCIVGKMITALGEVWHPEHFVCVVCKMELSTTGFFEREGRPYCDKDYQQHFSPRCAYCKGPIVQNILTALDQTWHPEHFFCTHCGGLFGPEGFLEKDGKPYCCKDFYNLFAPKCSGCGEAVRENYLTAANGTWHPECFVCSDCLKPFSDGCFMELDGRPLCSLHFHSRQGTLCGGCSEPITGRCISALDRKFHPEHFVCAFCLRQLSQGIFKEQKGKPYCSACFDKLFV from the exons ATGGACGAGCTCG ATTTGCTGTTGGAGGAGCTGGCCCTCAGTTCAGCAAGTTCGCAGAGTGTCGATGAGAGCAGGAGCAGTGATCCAGCTGATGGACAG GTGCCAGGTGCAGATTTCGCTGGACTTGCCAAGAAAGGAAAAGGTTCAGTCTGCTCAAATGTCTACAG TGATCTGCCAGCTCCTGTGGCAGCTTCCCCAGACTCACCCACCGAGGAGCTGAACTCCATCTTGCAGGATCTGATGAGTCTGGGACAAGGG GATCCAGTGCCTTCAACGCCGCCACCACTTACACAGAAACAGTCcgtaaaaaggaaaacagaaggtGAACAACAGAACAAGGAGAGCAGCAGCGGAGCAGCTTTAGATGCAGAGGCCTCGACCACGAACAAGAAGACGGATGCGATAGATGACCTGCTGGGAGGGCTGAGCTCTGACTTGGAGAAGATTGGCGTACGCACTACAGCCAAGGGCCACTGTGCTGCCTGCAACaaatgcattgtgggaaag ATGATCACAGCGCTGGGTGAAGTGTGGCATCCCgaacactttgtgtgtgtggtgtgtaaaATGGAGCTGAGCACCACAGGCTTCTTTGAGAGAGAGGGGCGGCCGTATTGTGACAAAGACTACCAACAGCACTTCTCTCCTCGTTGTGCCTACTGCAAAGGGCCCATTGTGCAG AACATCCTGACAGCTCTGGACCAGACCTGGCACCCCGAGCACTTCTTCTGTACACACTGTGGAGGCCTGTTTGGACCTGAAG GCTTCCTAGAAAAGGATGGGAAGCCATATTGTTGCAAGGACTTCTACAACCTCTTTGCTCCCAAGTGCTCAGGCTGTGGGGAGGCAGTGAGGGAGAACTACCTGACTGCAGCCAATGGCACCTGGCATCCAGAGTGCTTCGTCTGCTCG GACTGTCTGAAGCCCTTCTCTGACGGCTGTTTCATGGAGCTGGATGGTCGACCCCTCTGCTCGCTGCACTTCCACTCCCGGCAGGGCACTCTGTGCGGTGGCTGTAGCGAGCCCATCACGGGCCGCTGCATCTCTGCTCTCGATCGCAAGTTTCACCCGGAGCACTTCGTGTGTGCCTTCTGTCTGCGGCAGCTCAGCCAAGGCATCTTTAAAGAGCAGAAGGGGAAGCCATACTGCTCGGCTTGCTTTGACAAACTGTTTGTGTGA